In Sciurus carolinensis chromosome 13, mSciCar1.2, whole genome shotgun sequence, a genomic segment contains:
- the Wdcp gene encoding WD repeat and coiled-coil-containing protein isoform X1, whose amino-acid sequence MELGKGKLLRTGLNVLYQAIHPSHGLAWTDGNQVFLTDLQLQNGEAKFGNSRVIGQFEHVCGLSWAQSAMADMPTLLAVQHKKHVTVWQLCPSTVESSKWLVSQTSEIRESLPLLPQGCVWHPKDAVLTVSTTQNVSLFPNVHCDSSRIKVDINTWDRIHCACWTQDGQRLVVAVGSRLHSYIWDSPQKTLHKCSFCPVFDVDSYICSMRATVDSQVAIATELPLDKICSLNASETFDVPLNGEDTHPPTFPVIGEMPFVDKGAIASESNSEITDSPSFSELLDLTHIHFNQARCERSSLVCLRKKDYLTGTGQDSSHLILLTLKEGVTMTRKVTIPGILVPDLIAFNLKAQVVAVASNTCNTILIYSVIPSSMPNIQQIHLESNERPKGICFLADKLLILVGTQKSTDSAFLPSSASDQYVLRLIVREILLKEESSATSNKSQSAASACRALLNKTNTKMLIKSLFPEFCHQNRGLLLTVNTSSQSRRPGRPLIKELKSPPSSVTDESIALETSSRPSSSPDHTSSPEPPDLFPKENLQKEKETYQLSKELRSLSRNLTEMQQCLSNLMDFVHNGKKFSPVYPLSKDPPYVHIIYQKPCYVGPVERRAVLLCNGKLRLSTVRQTFGLSLVEMLHDSHWILLSADSEGFIPLTFTATQVIIVRDGVLSRSDVSSDCLSHS is encoded by the exons ATGGAGTTGGGAAAAGGAAAACTGCTGAGGACTGGACTGAATGTGTTGTATCAAGCAATACACCCAAGCCATGGCCTTGCCTGGACGGACGGGAATCAAGTATTTCTTACTGATTTACAGCTTCAGAATGGAGAGGCCAAGTTTGGGAACTCCAGAGTCATTGGACAATTTGAACATGTCTGTGGACTCTCTTGGGCCCAGTCAGCCATGGCTGACATGCCCACTCTGCTCGCTGTCCAGCACAAAAAGCATGTCACTGTCTGGCAGCTGTGTCCCAGTACTGTGGAGTCGAGCAAATGGCTGGTGTCTCAGACCTCTGAGATTAGAGAAtcacttcctctccttccccagggCTGTGTGTGGCACCCAAAAGATGCTGTCCTGACTGTGTCGACTACACAGAATGTCTCTCTTTTCCCTAATGTTCACTGTGATAGTTCCCGGATAAAAGTGGACATCAACACTTGGGATCGCATTCACTGTGCATGTTGGACCCAGGATGGCCAGAGGCTAGTGGTGGCAGTAGGCAGCAGGCTTCATTCTTATATTTGGGACAGTCCTCAGAAGACTCTGCACAAGTGCTCCTTCTGCCCAGTGTTTGATGTGGACAGCTACATCTGTTCCATGAGAGCCACTGTGGATTCACAGGTTGCTATAGCTACTGAGCTTCCACTAGATAAGATTTGTAGCTTAAATGCATCAGAAACCTTTGATGTTCCACTTAATGGTGAAGATACTCATCCTCCTACTTTTCCAGTTATTGGTGAAATGCCTTTTGTGGATAAGGGGGCAATTGCTTCTGAATCAAATTCTGAAATAACAGATTCTCCTTCCTTTTCAGAACTTCTGGATCTAACTCATATACATTTCAACCAAGCTAGGTGTGAGAGGAGTTCTCTTGTTTGCTTAAGAAAAAAGGACTACTTGACAGGAACTGGCCAGGATTCTTCACATTTGATCCTTTTGACCTTAAAAGAAGGAGTTACCATGACCAGAAAAGTCACCATTCCAGGCATTTTGGTTCCTGATCTAATAGCATTTAATCTTAAAGCACAGGTAGTGGCAGTGGCTTCCAATACTTGTAATACAATTTTGATCTACTCTGTCATTCCATCTTCTATGCCAAACATTCAGCAGATTCATTTAGAGAGTAATGAAAGACCAAAAGGCATATGTTTTTTGGCAGACAAATTATTAATTTTGGTGGGAACACAGAAGTCTACTGATTcagcatttcttccttcttcagcGTCTGATCAGTATGTCCTTCGTCTGATTGTTAGAGAAATATTGTTGAAAGAAGAATCTTCAGCCACCTCTAACAAGAGCCAGAGTGCTGCTTCTGCTTGTAGGGCTctgttaaataaaacaaacacaaaaatgttgATCAAAAGTCTTTTCCCAGAATTTTGCCACCAAAACAGAGGGCTCTTGTTAACAGTTAATACCAGTAGTCAGAGTAGAAGGCCTGGAAGGCCCCttattaaagaactcaaaagccCCCCATCCAGTGTCACTGATGAGTCCATTGCCCTGGAAACCTCCTCAAGGCCCAGCAGCTCACCAGACCACACCAGCTCGCCAGAACCTCCTGATTTGTTTCCAAAAGAGAActtacaaaaggaaaaggaaacttaCCAGCTGTCTAAGGAGCTGCGAAGTTTATCTAGGAACCTGACTGAAATGCAACAGTGTCTTTCCAACCTCATGGATTTTGTACATAATGGGAAGAAATTTTCTCCAGTGTATCCACTTTCTAAGGATCCCCCTTATGTTCACATCATTTACCAG aaaCCTTGCTATGTAGGTCCTGTTGAAAGAAGAGCAGTGCTTCTCTGCAATGGCAAGCTGAGGCTCAGTACGGTTCGGCAGACGTTTGGCCTCTCTCTAGTTGAAATGCTGCATG ATTCCCACTGGATTCTTCTCTCTGCTGATAGTGAAGGCTTCATCCCGTTAACTTTCACTGCCACCCAGGTAATCATCGTGAGAGATGGCGTCCTGTCCAGGTCAGATGTCTCCAGTGACTGTCTTTCTCACAGTTAG
- the Wdcp gene encoding WD repeat and coiled-coil-containing protein isoform X2: protein MELGKGKLLRTGLNVLYQAIHPSHGLAWTDGNQVFLTDLQLQNGEAKFGNSRVIGQFEHVCGLSWAQSAMADMPTLLAVQHKKHVTVWQLCPSTVESSKWLVSQTSEIRESLPLLPQGCVWHPKDAVLTVSTTQNVSLFPNVHCDSSRIKVDINTWDRIHCACWTQDGQRLVVAVGSRLHSYIWDSPQKTLHKCSFCPVFDVDSYICSMRATVDSQVAIATELPLDKICSLNASETFDVPLNGEDTHPPTFPVIGEMPFVDKGAIASESNSEITDSPSFSELLDLTHIHFNQARCERSSLVCLRKKDYLTGTGQDSSHLILLTLKEGVTMTRKVTIPGILVPDLIAFNLKAQVVAVASNTCNTILIYSVIPSSMPNIQQIHLESNERPKGICFLADKLLILVGTQKSTDSAFLPSSASDQYVLRLIVREILLKEESSATSNKSQSAASACRALLNKTNTKMLIKSLFPEFCHQNRGLLLTVNTSSQSRRPGRPLIKELKSPPSSVTDESIALETSSRPSSSPDHTSSPEPPDLFPKENLQKEKETYQLSKELRSLSRNLTEMQQCLSNLMDFVHNGKKFSPVYPLSKDPPYVHIIYQIPTGFFSLLIVKASSR from the exons ATGGAGTTGGGAAAAGGAAAACTGCTGAGGACTGGACTGAATGTGTTGTATCAAGCAATACACCCAAGCCATGGCCTTGCCTGGACGGACGGGAATCAAGTATTTCTTACTGATTTACAGCTTCAGAATGGAGAGGCCAAGTTTGGGAACTCCAGAGTCATTGGACAATTTGAACATGTCTGTGGACTCTCTTGGGCCCAGTCAGCCATGGCTGACATGCCCACTCTGCTCGCTGTCCAGCACAAAAAGCATGTCACTGTCTGGCAGCTGTGTCCCAGTACTGTGGAGTCGAGCAAATGGCTGGTGTCTCAGACCTCTGAGATTAGAGAAtcacttcctctccttccccagggCTGTGTGTGGCACCCAAAAGATGCTGTCCTGACTGTGTCGACTACACAGAATGTCTCTCTTTTCCCTAATGTTCACTGTGATAGTTCCCGGATAAAAGTGGACATCAACACTTGGGATCGCATTCACTGTGCATGTTGGACCCAGGATGGCCAGAGGCTAGTGGTGGCAGTAGGCAGCAGGCTTCATTCTTATATTTGGGACAGTCCTCAGAAGACTCTGCACAAGTGCTCCTTCTGCCCAGTGTTTGATGTGGACAGCTACATCTGTTCCATGAGAGCCACTGTGGATTCACAGGTTGCTATAGCTACTGAGCTTCCACTAGATAAGATTTGTAGCTTAAATGCATCAGAAACCTTTGATGTTCCACTTAATGGTGAAGATACTCATCCTCCTACTTTTCCAGTTATTGGTGAAATGCCTTTTGTGGATAAGGGGGCAATTGCTTCTGAATCAAATTCTGAAATAACAGATTCTCCTTCCTTTTCAGAACTTCTGGATCTAACTCATATACATTTCAACCAAGCTAGGTGTGAGAGGAGTTCTCTTGTTTGCTTAAGAAAAAAGGACTACTTGACAGGAACTGGCCAGGATTCTTCACATTTGATCCTTTTGACCTTAAAAGAAGGAGTTACCATGACCAGAAAAGTCACCATTCCAGGCATTTTGGTTCCTGATCTAATAGCATTTAATCTTAAAGCACAGGTAGTGGCAGTGGCTTCCAATACTTGTAATACAATTTTGATCTACTCTGTCATTCCATCTTCTATGCCAAACATTCAGCAGATTCATTTAGAGAGTAATGAAAGACCAAAAGGCATATGTTTTTTGGCAGACAAATTATTAATTTTGGTGGGAACACAGAAGTCTACTGATTcagcatttcttccttcttcagcGTCTGATCAGTATGTCCTTCGTCTGATTGTTAGAGAAATATTGTTGAAAGAAGAATCTTCAGCCACCTCTAACAAGAGCCAGAGTGCTGCTTCTGCTTGTAGGGCTctgttaaataaaacaaacacaaaaatgttgATCAAAAGTCTTTTCCCAGAATTTTGCCACCAAAACAGAGGGCTCTTGTTAACAGTTAATACCAGTAGTCAGAGTAGAAGGCCTGGAAGGCCCCttattaaagaactcaaaagccCCCCATCCAGTGTCACTGATGAGTCCATTGCCCTGGAAACCTCCTCAAGGCCCAGCAGCTCACCAGACCACACCAGCTCGCCAGAACCTCCTGATTTGTTTCCAAAAGAGAActtacaaaaggaaaaggaaacttaCCAGCTGTCTAAGGAGCTGCGAAGTTTATCTAGGAACCTGACTGAAATGCAACAGTGTCTTTCCAACCTCATGGATTTTGTACATAATGGGAAGAAATTTTCTCCAGTGTATCCACTTTCTAAGGATCCCCCTTATGTTCACATCATTTACCAG ATTCCCACTGGATTCTTCTCTCTGCTGATAGTGAAGGCTTCATCCCGTTAA